In Blastocatellia bacterium, the genomic window CAGAGCGCCCGTGGGCGCGCTATCCCGACTTTGTGCCCGCGGCGTTGCTCGAAGCGCTGGCCGCGTTCGCGGGCTGGAGAGCCGAAGGCACGCTGGCCGGCAACGGCTCGAACGAATTGATCCAGGCGACGCTGATGGTGACCGTCAGCCCCGGCACACGCGTCGTGCTGCCCGAGCCGACCTTCACGCTCTATCGCCAGATCGTCAATGTCTTGGGCGGCGAAGTCCTCGGCGTGCCGCTCACCCGCGAGCTGCAATTCGATGTTGAAGCGATTCGCCGTTGCGCGACAAACGAGCGCGCCGACCTGATCATCATCTGCTCGCCGAACAATCCGACCGGCTGCCGCATCAGCGATGACGACTTGCGCCGGCTCGCCCGCGACTTCGATGGGCTCATTGTCGTTGATGAAGCCTATCACGAATTTTCGGGTCGCACGGTGGTGCCCCTGCTCGACGAATTGCCGAACCTCGTCGTGCTGCGAACCTTTTCAAAAGCCATGGCCATGGCCGGCTTGCGCGTCGGCTACCTGCTCGCGTCGCCGCGGCTTGCGACCGAGATTCACAAGGCGACGCTGCCCTACAACCTCAACTTCTATTCGGCGATGGCGGCGCAAGTCGCCTGTGAGCAATATGAGTTATTGCGCCCGCGGATTGAATTGATTGTCCGCGAGCGCGAGCGCGTCTTTGCGGTGCTCGCCTCGATTCCCGGCCTTGAGCCGGTGCCATCGGCGGCGAATTTTCTGGTGGCGCGCACGCGGGTCGAGCCGCGAAAGTTGTTCAACGAGTTGCTGGCTCGCGATATACTGATTCGTGACGTCAGCAAGTATCCGATGCTGGCCGACTACTTCAGAGTATCGCTCGGCTCGCCCGCCGAAAACGACCGCCTGATCGCGGCGCTCGAAGAGGTGATG contains:
- the hisC gene encoding histidinol-phosphate transaminase, yielding MSDKGNKLASSRPNPQPPSANPLQKIKPAVRAIAAYTLPPYRATIKLNQNENPFDMPPAIKREVERRLSERPWARYPDFVPAALLEALAAFAGWRAEGTLAGNGSNELIQATLMVTVSPGTRVVLPEPTFTLYRQIVNVLGGEVLGVPLTRELQFDVEAIRRCATNERADLIIICSPNNPTGCRISDDDLRRLARDFDGLIVVDEAYHEFSGRTVVPLLDELPNLVVLRTFSKAMAMAGLRVGYLLASPRLATEIHKATLPYNLNFYSAMAAQVACEQYELLRPRIELIVRERERVFAVLASIPGLEPVPSAANFLVARTRVEPRKLFNELLARDILIRDVSKYPMLADYFRVSLGSPAENDRLIAALEEVMGAA